The following are encoded together in the Salvia hispanica cultivar TCC Black 2014 chromosome 6, UniMelb_Shisp_WGS_1.0, whole genome shotgun sequence genome:
- the LOC125192783 gene encoding receptor like protein 29-like — protein MASSSSVFVLILVLCGGAACYDYSGGGGMEEEELFALFEVMGSLLEDPTWAQMHPLPCTDTPWPGVECGLMEETDMFHITKIHVGDDVVSPPCKASAKISDSLLKLPYLRTLSLINCFTESEVSLNKRLFQSLASLEHLTLESNPALIGEIPSTIANLSSLKTLCLSQSNLSGGIPEEIGDLVNLQQLVLSRNNLTGAIPGEIGGLEKLTILDLSFNSLDNTLPSSIGGLDSLEKIDLSWNRLRGAPPPELGNLTRLNLLDLSHNSFTGPIHESLSGMQQLQYLIMESNPLNSKFPSFASSLTRLAVLSLSSCGIHGPIPSVFSNLTNLTALSLDDNRLDGAVPAEIGSLRNLDTLNLSRNHLSGRLMFPPEFMNRIGQRLDIRENDGLCADLAVRTSNTSSRLLQNPSCDDAVIIAAPSNKTMAADHRNSGSSVNLKPDLYGGGGGGDSSSDHGDFDSRIVIFVQLVLLFFLLLAS, from the coding sequence atggcttcttcttcttctgtcTTCGTCTTGATTCTTGTCCTTTGTGGTGGAGCTGCGTGTTATGATTACTCCGGCGGCGGAGggatggaggaggaggagctgTTTGCACTGTTTGAGGTGATGGGGTCGCTGTTGGAGGACCCCACTTGGGCGCAGATGCACCCGCTGCCGTGCACCGATACGCCGTGGCCGGGTGTGGAGTGTGGGCTTATGGAGGAGACTGATATGTTTCACATCACCAAGATTCATGTAGGGGACGACGTCGTTTCACCGCCGTGTAAGGCTTCTGCGAAAATCTCCGACTCTCTTCTCAAATTGCCATACCTTcgaactctctctctcatcaattGCTTCACTGAATCAGAGGTGTCTTTAAACAAACGCCTCTTTCAATCTCTCGCCTCTTTGGAGCACTTGACTCTGGAGTCGAATCCTGCCCTGATCGGAGAGATTCCGTCGACGATCGCGAATCTATCGTCGCTCAAAACGCTGTGCCTGTCGCAGAGCAATCTCAGCGGCGGAATTCCGGAGGAGATTGGAGATCTGGTTAATCTGCAGCAGCTCGTTCTCAGCCGTAACAATTTAACCGGTGCGATTCCTGGTGAAATTGGAGGTTTGGAGAAGCTCACGATTCTCGATCTCAGCTTCAATTCGTTGGATAACACGCTGCCGAGCTCGATCGGCGGCCTCGATTCCCTCGAGAAGATCGATCTGAGCTGGAACAGACTCCGAGGAGCTCCGCCGCCGGAGCTGGGGAATTTGACGAGGCTGAATTTGTTAGATCTGAGCCATAACTCATTCACAGGTCCCATCCATGAAAGCCTCTCGGGAATGCAGCAGTTACAGTACCTAATCATGGAATCCAATCCGTTAAATTCGAAATTCCCCTCCTTCGCGAGCTCGCTCACACGTCTCGCGGTTCTGAGCCTCTCGAGCTGCGGGATCCATGGCCCGATCCCGAGCGTTTTCTCGAATTTGACTAACCTGACGGCGCTGTCGCTCGACGATAACCGCCTCGACGGCGCGGTTCCGGCGGAGATCGGATCGCTGCGGAATCTCGACACGTTGAATCTGAGCAGGAATCATCTGAGCGGGCGGCTGATGTTTCCGCCGGAATTCATGAACAGGATCGGGCAGCGCCTCGACATTCGAGAGAACGACGGTTTGTGCGCGGATCTGGCGGTGAGGACGAGCAATACGAGCTCGAGGCTGTTGCAGAACCCTAGCTGTGACGATGCTGTGATAATTGCTGCGCCTAGCAACAAAACAATGGCGGCGGATCACAGAAATTCCGGTAGTTCTGTGAATTTGAAGCCGGATCTGtacggtggtggtggtggtggtgattcGAGCTCAGATCACGGCGATTTCGATTCCAgaattgtgatttttgttCAATTGGTGTTgctgttttttttgttgctagCGTCATGA